A part of Cannabis sativa cultivar Pink pepper isolate KNU-18-1 chromosome 6, ASM2916894v1, whole genome shotgun sequence genomic DNA contains:
- the LOC115724890 gene encoding formin-like protein 5, whose protein sequence is MGLLRTSCFIVLAILLCAWASRSSDEKKSTEAKLLRLLIDPASGELNGDLAEELWLNCKLDLVHLKETVKVLSLSLADEAPSHFHGINAESWSLAKENIQKTISFLNPQILYCLQTHNPLLRVSGEEVGSKIWYPKYLDSIFSRDYVPRRVLAFESLQSVAGAPAPAPAPAVESPLPSPGPAPSPSQLPSSDPPTSPKMPFFPPINNDPNLRSPPAKNSTAGPNSGLDAQDVKRSKSNRSVVIAVAVTASVTFVIVALLFLCCGGYCGTGSKLRRNDERPLLSLSLSEFSIGSPAKSFAYESSIKEEAHVHQSSGNNSSQNRKDSSLVGNIHTASNFVHTPLNNTVSGASEFKTFNVPPNTNAHPPLKPPPGRVVTTPMGMPSMKPPSGRADPLPPEPRSSYKPPSSKPSSHHPPPHVPPPSSNPFGSPGPSASRPSPSPSSNPFGSPGPSAPGPSPPHSSNPFGSTGPLAPRPSPPPPPLPPGTNAGARPPPPPLPPGTNAAPRPPPPPPPKSSAPPPRPPQLPGGSKFARPPPPAPKHSLNASSSEETDIGDEADAPKTKLKPFFWDKVLANPDHSMVWHQIKSGSFQFDENMIESLFGYAATDKSKTEPKKESLSQDPSPQFIQIIDQKKSQNLAILLRALNVTIEEVCDALREGNELPSEFVQNLLKMAPTTEEELKLRMFDGELSQLGPAERFLKALVDIPFAFKRLEALLFMSTLQEELAITKESFETLEVACKELRNSRLFLKLLEAVLKTGNRMNDGTFRGRAQAFKLDTLLKLSDVKGTDGKTTLLLFVVQEIIRSEGIRAVRVAKENKSISSLKSDDLLEDALQDSDEHFRSLGLQVVSGLGNELEHVKNAAALDADSLTGTIAKLGQALLKTQQFLNSNMKSLKEDTGFHQMLKSFMQNAEVDITWLQEEEKRIMALVKSTGDYFHGNAGKDEGLRLFTVVRDFLIMVDKACKEVREMPKRPAKVQKKETSTTDPQQPATSSSSEPRKSPLDLRQRLFPAITDRRVENDSSDEDSS, encoded by the exons ATGGGTCTCTTAAGGACTAGTTGTTTCATAGTATTGGCTATCTTGTTATGTGCTTGGGCATCGAGAAGTTCAGATGAGAAGAAGAGCACTGAGGCAAAGCTTCTAAGGCTGCTAATTGATCCAGCATCTGGCGAGCTAAATGGCGATTTG GCTGAGGAATTATGGTTAAATTGCAAGTTAGATTTGGTTCATTTGAAGGAAACTGTTAAAGTGCTAAGTTTAAGCTTGGCAGATGAAGCTCCTAGCCATTTTCATGGGATTAATGCAGAAAGCTGGTCACTTGCCAAAGAAAACATTCAGAAAACAATTAGCTTCTTGAATCCACAGATTTTATATTGTCTGCAAACGCACAATCCTCTTTTACGTGTCTCTGGAGAAGAAGTTGGCTCAAAGATTTGGTATCCCAAATATCTGGACTCCATATTTTCCAGAGATTATGTTCCTAGAAGGGTTCTGGCTTTTGAATCACTCCAGAGCGTTGCAGGTGCACCTGCTCCTGCTCCTGCTCCTGCAGTTGAATCACCTTTACCAAGTCCAGGGCCCGCACCGTCTCCTTCTCAACTTCCTAGTTCTGATCCCCCtacttctccaaaaatgccattttttccGCCTATTAATAACGATCCAAATTTGAGAAGCCCACCTGCTAAAAACTCAACTGCTGGTCCAAATTCTGGATTAGATGCACAGGACGTTAAGAGGAGTAAAAGCAATCGATCAGTTGTGATTGCTGTTGCTGTAACTGCATCAGTTACATTTGTCATTGTAGCATTGCTATTTTTATGCTGTGGTGGATACTGTGGAACTGGCTCCAAATTAAGACGAAATGATGAGAGACCCCTACTCAGCCTAAGCTTAAGCGAATTCTCTATTG GATCTCCAGCCAAGTCTTTTGCATATGAAAGTTCAATAAAAGAAGAGGCGCATGTGCATCAATCTTCTGGTAATAACTCAAGTCAGAACAGGAAGGACTCTTCTTTGGTTGGCAATATTCATACGGCTTCTAATTTTGTCCATACACCATTGAACAATACTGTGTCAGGCGCTTCTGAGTTCAAAACATTTAATGTACCTCCCAATACTAATGCACATCCTCCTCTAAAGCCTCCACCCGGAAGGGTAGTGACCACCCCCATGGGAATGCCTTCTATGAAGCCTCCTTCTGGCAGGGCAGATCCCCTCCCTCCTGAACCACGTTCATCTTATAAGCCTCCCTCGAGCAAGCCCAGTTCTCATCACCCTCCACCACATGTACCACCACCCTCTTCAAATCCCTTTGGTAGCCCAGGTCCTTCTGCCTCTAGACCATCTCCATCACCCTCCTCAAATCCCTTTGGTAGCCCAGGTCCTTCTGCCCCTGGCCCATCTCCACCACACTCCTCTAATCCCTTTGGTAGCACAGGTCCTCTTGCACCTAGACCATCTCCACCTCCTCCTCCTTTGCCTCCTGGAACCAATGCTGGTGCTCGCCCACCACCTCCTCCATTGCCTCCTGGCACCAATGCTGCTCCTCGCCCACCACCACCTCCTCCTCCAAAGAGCAGTGCTCCTCCTCCTCGACCACCTCAATTACCCGGAGGTTCAAAGTTTGCCCGACCTCCACCTCCTGCTCCAAAACACTCATTAAATGCTTCATCTAGTGAGGAAACTGACATAGGTGATGAAGCTGATGCTCCTAAAACCAAGCTGAAGCCATTTTTTTGGGATAAAGTATTAGCGAACCCCGACCATTCAATGGTTTGGCATCAAATTAAATCAGGATCCTTCCA GTTTGATGAGAATATGATAGAGTCACTTTTTGGGTATGCTGCTACTGACAAAAGTAAAACTGAACCTAAGAAAGAGTCCTTATCCCAAGATCCTTCACCCCAGTTTATTCAGATTATTGATCAAAAGAAATCACAAAATCTAGCAATTCTTCTGCGGGCATTGAATGTAACAATTGAAGAAGTTTGTGATGCACTTCGTGAAG GAAATGAGCTTCCCTCGGAATTTGTTCAGAATTTGTTGAAAATGGCACCGACAACTGAAGAAGAATTAAAACTTAGAATGTTCGATGGAGAACTTTCCCAACTTGGTCCTGCTGAACGATTCCTTAAAGCGTTGGTTGATATTCCATTTGCCTTTAAACGATTGGAGGCATTACTTTTTATGAGTACACTTCAAGAGGAGCTTGCCATCACTAAAGAGTCCTTTGAAACCTTAGAG GTTGCTTGCAAGGAACTCAGAAACAGCCGGCTATTCCTTAAGCTTCTGGAAGCTGTTCTCAAAACTGGCAATCGCATGAATGATGGAACATTTCGTGGACGTGCACAGGCATTCAAGCTTGACACCCTCTTGAAATTGTCAGATGTAAAAGGTACAGATGGCAAGACAACTCTCTTGCTCTTTGTTGTTCAGGAGATTATCCGGTCAGAGGGTATAAGAGCTGTCCGTGTAGCAAAAGAAAACAAAAGCATCTCTAGCTTAAAATCAGATGACCTTCTTGAAGATGCTTTACAGGATTCAGATGAGCATTTTCGCAGTCTAGGTCTTCAGGTAGTCTCGGGTTTGGGAAATGAACTTGAGCATGTCAAGAATGCAGCAGCTTTGGATGCTGACAGCTTAACGGGAACTATTGCTAAACTTGGTCAAGCATTGCTAAAAACCCAGCAATTCCTCAACTCAAACATGAAAAGTTTAAAAGAAGATACGGGTTTTCATCAAATGCTAAAGAGCTTTATGCAAAATGCCGAAGTTGATATCACATGGCTTCAGGAGGAAGAAAAAAGAATCATGGCTCTAGTGAAGAGCACTGGTGACTATTTCCATGGAAATGCTGGGAAGGATGAGGGTTTGCGGCTATTCACTGTAGTTAGAGACTTTTTGATCATGGTCGATAAAGCATGTAAAGAGGTAAGAGAGATGCCAAAGAGGCCTGCAAAAGTACAGAAAAAAGAAACATCCACCACTGATCCTCAACAACCTGCCACTTCATCTTCCTCCGAGCCTCGCAAATCTCCCCTAGATCTTCGTCAGCGGCTTTTCCCTGCTATAACAGATCGGCGAGTGGAGAATGATAGTTCGGATGAAGACAGTTCATAG